The Thalassotalea nanhaiensis genome has a window encoding:
- the fusA gene encoding elongation factor G gives MARTTPIELYRNIGICAHVDAGKTTTTERVLFYTGLSHRIGEVHDGAATMDWMEQEQERGITITSAATTCFWKGMEGQFKDHRINIIDTPGHVDFTIEVERSLRVLDGAVLVLCASSGVQPQTETVWRQMEKYEVPRLVFVNKMDRTGANFLNVVEQMKDRLGANPVPMQLAIGSEEEFTGVVDLIKMKAINWNDADHGMTFTYEDIPSDMQDLAEEWREHLVESAAEASEELMDKYLEEGELSESEIKEGLRTRSLSNEIILVTCGSAFKNKGVQAVLDAVVEYLPSPTEVKAITGINNDKHETEGSREADDSAPFAALAFKIATDPFVGTLTFIRVYSGVVNSGDAVYNAVKAKKERIGRIVQMHANDRAEIKEVRAGDIAALIGMKDVTTGDTLCDPQKVITLERMEFPEPVISIAVEPRTKADQEKMGVALGKLAAEDPSFRVETDDETGQTIISGMGELHLDIIVDRMKREFKVDCNVGKPQVSYRETIRKSVEVEGKFVRQSGGRGQFGHVWLKLEPLAEGEGFQFESEIVGGAVPKEYWGAVEKGCEEQMQNGVLAGFPLLDIKATLFDGSFHDVDSNEMAFKVAASMGFRQGVLDANPALLEPMMKVEVTTPEENMGDVVGDLNRRRGMIEGMDEGPAGSKIVTALVPLSEMFGYATDLRSATQGRASYSMEFKQYNEAPKNVTESICQPSGF, from the coding sequence GTGGCTCGTACGACTCCTATTGAGCTATACCGTAACATCGGTATCTGTGCTCACGTAGATGCTGGTAAAACGACAACAACAGAACGTGTACTATTTTATACTGGTCTATCTCATAGAATTGGTGAAGTACATGACGGCGCTGCAACCATGGACTGGATGGAACAAGAGCAGGAACGTGGTATCACTATCACATCCGCTGCTACTACCTGTTTCTGGAAAGGCATGGAAGGTCAATTCAAAGACCACCGTATCAATATTATAGACACTCCCGGCCATGTAGACTTTACTATTGAAGTAGAACGCTCTTTGCGTGTACTTGATGGTGCCGTACTAGTACTTTGTGCTTCATCTGGTGTTCAGCCACAAACTGAAACCGTATGGCGTCAAATGGAAAAGTACGAAGTACCTCGCTTAGTATTTGTCAATAAAATGGACCGTACCGGTGCAAATTTCCTAAACGTTGTTGAACAAATGAAGGATCGCCTTGGCGCGAATCCTGTACCAATGCAATTAGCAATTGGTAGCGAAGAAGAATTTACTGGTGTTGTTGATCTTATCAAGATGAAAGCAATTAACTGGAATGACGCCGATCACGGCATGACCTTTACGTACGAAGATATCCCAAGTGATATGCAAGATTTAGCAGAAGAGTGGCGTGAACACTTGGTTGAATCTGCAGCAGAAGCTTCTGAAGAGCTGATGGATAAATACCTGGAAGAAGGTGAATTATCTGAAAGTGAGATCAAAGAAGGACTTAGAACTCGCAGCTTAAGTAATGAAATTATTCTGGTAACTTGTGGCTCAGCTTTCAAGAATAAAGGTGTGCAAGCGGTATTAGATGCCGTTGTTGAATATTTACCATCACCTACTGAAGTAAAGGCGATAACCGGCATCAACAACGATAAACACGAAACCGAAGGTTCTCGTGAAGCTGACGACAGTGCGCCATTCGCTGCTCTGGCGTTTAAAATTGCAACTGACCCATTCGTAGGGACGCTAACTTTTATCCGTGTATATTCGGGTGTGGTTAACTCTGGCGATGCGGTATACAACGCAGTTAAAGCTAAAAAAGAACGAATTGGCCGTATTGTACAAATGCATGCCAATGATCGTGCTGAAATCAAAGAAGTTCGTGCTGGAGACATCGCGGCCTTAATTGGTATGAAAGACGTAACAACAGGTGATACCTTATGTGACCCACAAAAAGTGATCACATTAGAGCGCATGGAATTTCCAGAACCGGTAATTTCAATCGCAGTAGAACCAAGAACTAAAGCTGACCAAGAAAAAATGGGTGTAGCTTTAGGTAAACTTGCAGCAGAAGATCCATCATTTCGTGTAGAGACTGATGATGAAACTGGTCAAACGATTATCTCTGGTATGGGTGAATTACACTTAGATATCATTGTTGATCGAATGAAGCGCGAGTTTAAAGTTGACTGTAACGTTGGTAAACCACAAGTATCTTACCGTGAAACTATTCGCAAAAGCGTTGAAGTTGAAGGTAAGTTCGTACGTCAATCTGGTGGACGTGGCCAATTTGGACATGTTTGGCTTAAATTAGAACCGCTCGCCGAAGGTGAAGGTTTCCAATTTGAGAGTGAGATTGTTGGTGGTGCTGTACCAAAAGAATATTGGGGGGCTGTTGAAAAAGGTTGTGAAGAACAAATGCAAAACGGCGTTTTAGCTGGTTTTCCATTGTTAGATATCAAAGCAACTTTATTTGACGGTTCATTCCATGATGTCGACTCAAATGAAATGGCTTTTAAAGTAGCTGCTTCAATGGGCTTTAGGCAAGGTGTGCTAGATGCAAACCCTGCATTACTTGAGCCTATGATGAAAGTTGAAGTAACTACCCCAGAAGAAAACATGGGTGATGTTGTTGGTGATTTAAACAGACGTCGCGGCATGATTGAGGGTATGGATGAAGGTCCGGCAGGTTCAAAGATAGTTACAGCACTCGTGCCACTATCTGAAATGTTTGGGTACGCTACTGATTTACGTAGTGCAACTCAAGGCCGCGCATCTTACTCAATGGAGTTCAAGCAATACAATGAAGCTCCAAAAAATGTAACAGAATCAATTTGTCAGCCGAGCGGATTTTAA
- the tuf gene encoding elongation factor Tu, with the protein MAKEKFERSKPHVNVGTIGHVDHGKTTLTAAISAVLTKVHGGEVKDFAQIDNAPEERERGITINTSHIEYDTDTRHYAHVDCPGHADYVKNMITGAAQMDGAILVVAATDGPMPQTREHILLSRQVGVPFIIVFMNKCDMVDDEELLELVEMEVRELLSEYDFPGDDLPVIQGSALGALQGEAKWEEKVVELADALDSYIPEPERAIDGDFILPIEDVFSIQGRGTVVTGRVERGIVRVGDEVAIVGIKDTTVTTCTGVEMFRKLLDEGRAGENCGVLLRGTKREEVQRGQVLCKPGSVNPHTKFESEVYVLSKDEGGRHTPFFKGYRPQFYFRTTDITGAVELPAGVEMVMPGDNLKFVVELINPIAMEEGLRFAIREGGRTVGAGVVSKIID; encoded by the coding sequence ATGGCTAAAGAAAAATTTGAACGTTCGAAACCACATGTAAACGTAGGTACAATCGGACACGTTGACCACGGTAAAACAACATTAACTGCTGCAATCTCAGCTGTACTTACAAAAGTACACGGTGGTGAAGTTAAAGATTTCGCACAAATCGATAACGCTCCAGAAGAGCGCGAGCGTGGTATTACAATCAATACTTCTCACATTGAGTACGATACAGATACACGTCACTACGCACACGTAGATTGTCCAGGTCACGCCGATTACGTTAAAAACATGATCACAGGTGCTGCACAAATGGATGGTGCTATCTTAGTAGTTGCTGCTACAGATGGTCCTATGCCACAAACACGTGAGCACATCTTACTATCTCGCCAAGTTGGTGTTCCATTCATTATTGTTTTCATGAACAAATGTGACATGGTTGATGACGAAGAGTTATTAGAATTAGTAGAAATGGAAGTTCGTGAACTTCTTTCAGAATACGATTTCCCAGGTGATGACTTACCAGTAATCCAAGGTTCTGCATTAGGCGCACTTCAAGGTGAAGCTAAATGGGAAGAGAAAGTAGTTGAACTTGCTGACGCACTTGATTCTTACATTCCAGAGCCAGAGCGTGCAATCGATGGTGACTTCATTCTTCCAATCGAAGATGTTTTCTCAATCCAAGGTCGTGGTACGGTTGTAACAGGTCGTGTTGAACGTGGTATCGTACGTGTAGGTGACGAAGTTGCTATCGTAGGTATCAAAGACACAACAGTAACTACATGTACTGGTGTTGAAATGTTCCGTAAGCTTCTTGACGAAGGTCGTGCTGGCGAAAACTGTGGTGTTTTATTACGTGGTACTAAGCGTGAAGAAGTACAACGTGGCCAAGTATTATGTAAGCCTGGTTCAGTTAACCCACACACTAAATTCGAATCAGAAGTATACGTGTTAAGTAAAGATGAAGGTGGTCGTCATACTCCATTCTTCAAAGGTTACCGTCCACAGTTCTACTTCCGTACAACAGATATCACAGGTGCTGTAGAGTTACCTGCAGGTGTTGAAATGGTAATGCCTGGCGACAACCTTAAGTTTGTTGTTGAGCTAATCAACCCAATCGCGATGGAAGAAGGTTTACGCTTCGCTATCCGTGAAGGTGGCCGTACAGTTGGTGCAGGCGTAGTATCAAAAATTATTGATTAA
- the feoB gene encoding ferrous iron transport protein B, with protein sequence MSQLSHIALVGFANAGKSTFFNNLTGSKQKTGNWTGVTVASTQKQCNLLGQARLLSDLPGISSLTAKAQQSQDLSITQDFLKNEDIDYLINIVDATQLKRQLYLTTQLLELGLPMCVVLNKSDRKETDELNLDILSKELGCPVIAVNSLAKNTTEKIESILESLSNKTSRPKNLILPDNISTQLAENNCDLLELEQGGCQNNQCQSHNEDTIAIMQSRYNFINDLLVKATICAKQTHSFSDKLDKFILHPMLGLPVFLLMMYLLFMFAINVGSAFIDFFDIFAGAIFVDYPQYHLAKLDLPIWLLTIIEGAGLGIQTVATFIPVIACLFIGLSLLESSGYLARAAFVVDSLMQKIGLPGKAFVPLIVGFGCTVPAVMSARILDSERERITTIMMAPFMSCGARLPVYALFATAFFPDSGQNIVFLLYLIGIAAALFTGLLLKHTILMGTNSVNILELPLYELPKLSFLIQRVWQRTRSFILGAGKTIVIVVCILNFFNSLGTDGEFGHQDTEESLLSQTAQVVTPLLEPMGVKEENWQASVGIITGIFAKEALVATFNSLYSAPQEEVSELSTIPELWDEASDTVLENLLGIKPEDPLGTDIGDISDIHVAAQEQGVEESTITIMQTAFAGTIGAFSYLLFILLYTPCAAAMGAIKNEVGTRWATFAGLWSFALAYLAATFTFQVANLAAQPVYASICILSVIATLAIIYTWLKRYGKQILTIPVQVSFR encoded by the coding sequence ATGTCACAACTTTCTCATATTGCCCTGGTCGGATTTGCAAATGCCGGCAAAAGTACCTTTTTCAATAATTTAACGGGTTCAAAACAAAAAACAGGAAATTGGACCGGCGTTACCGTTGCCAGTACACAAAAGCAATGTAACTTACTCGGTCAAGCAAGGCTGTTATCTGATCTACCCGGTATCAGTTCTTTAACTGCTAAAGCTCAACAAAGCCAAGATCTCTCTATCACCCAAGATTTTCTGAAAAATGAAGATATAGATTATTTGATCAATATTGTTGATGCGACTCAATTAAAAAGGCAATTATATTTAACCACGCAATTATTAGAACTTGGCTTACCTATGTGCGTGGTGTTAAACAAGTCAGATCGTAAAGAAACTGATGAGCTGAACTTGGATATTTTATCCAAAGAGTTAGGTTGTCCAGTTATTGCAGTAAACAGCTTAGCTAAAAATACCACAGAAAAAATAGAATCTATTCTAGAGTCTTTAAGCAACAAAACGAGTCGCCCTAAAAACCTCATTTTACCTGATAACATTTCAACTCAATTAGCCGAAAACAACTGTGACTTACTTGAGCTAGAACAAGGTGGCTGTCAGAATAACCAATGCCAAAGCCATAACGAAGATACAATCGCAATCATGCAGTCACGTTATAACTTTATAAATGACTTATTGGTTAAAGCAACAATTTGCGCAAAGCAGACTCATTCATTCAGTGATAAATTAGACAAATTCATTTTGCATCCAATGCTCGGTTTGCCAGTGTTTTTACTGATGATGTATTTGTTATTTATGTTCGCCATTAATGTCGGCAGTGCATTTATCGACTTTTTTGATATTTTTGCCGGTGCTATTTTTGTTGACTATCCACAGTATCACCTTGCAAAATTAGATTTACCAATATGGTTATTAACGATAATAGAAGGAGCAGGCCTGGGCATTCAGACGGTTGCGACATTTATACCAGTCATTGCCTGTTTATTTATTGGTTTATCGCTATTAGAAAGCAGCGGCTATTTAGCTAGAGCAGCGTTTGTAGTCGATAGTTTAATGCAAAAAATCGGCTTGCCTGGCAAAGCCTTTGTCCCACTAATTGTTGGCTTCGGTTGTACCGTACCTGCGGTTATGTCGGCTCGCATCCTAGATAGCGAACGAGAGCGAATTACCACGATTATGATGGCACCATTTATGTCATGTGGTGCTCGATTGCCTGTCTATGCGTTATTTGCCACAGCATTTTTCCCTGATTCAGGCCAGAATATCGTATTTTTGTTATATTTAATCGGTATTGCTGCCGCACTTTTTACCGGCTTATTGCTTAAACATACAATATTAATGGGCACTAATTCAGTAAACATTTTAGAGTTACCACTATATGAATTACCAAAGCTGTCTTTTTTGATTCAGCGCGTGTGGCAACGAACTCGATCTTTTATTCTCGGTGCAGGTAAAACCATTGTCATAGTAGTGTGTATCCTGAACTTTTTTAATTCCTTAGGAACCGATGGTGAGTTTGGTCATCAAGATACTGAAGAGTCGTTACTAAGCCAAACTGCACAAGTTGTTACTCCTTTATTAGAGCCGATGGGTGTTAAGGAAGAAAACTGGCAAGCAAGTGTTGGTATCATCACTGGCATATTTGCTAAAGAAGCGCTAGTGGCTACGTTTAACAGCTTATATTCTGCCCCTCAAGAAGAAGTAAGCGAATTAAGTACGATACCTGAATTATGGGATGAAGCATCGGACACTGTATTGGAAAACCTATTAGGTATTAAACCTGAAGACCCACTTGGAACTGATATTGGTGACATATCTGACATCCATGTAGCCGCGCAAGAGCAAGGCGTAGAGGAAAGCACTATTACCATTATGCAAACAGCCTTTGCAGGCACTATTGGTGCATTCAGTTATTTGTTGTTTATCTTGCTTTACACGCCATGTGCTGCCGCTATGGGCGCAATTAAGAATGAAGTGGGTACACGCTGGGCTACTTTTGCTGGCTTATGGAGCTTCGCACTGGCTTATCTAGCTGCGACATTCACTTTCCAAGTTGCCAACTTAGCTGCGCAACCAGTGTACGCGAGCATTTGTATTCTGTCGGTAATTGCAACATTAGCCATCATTTATACTTGGTTAAAACGTTACGGTAAGCAGATATTAACCATTCCGGTACAAGTGTCGTTTCGTTAA
- a CDS encoding FeoA family protein, which translates to MTLVELQKSQRAKISYLPDNFDLAAQLMEQGFALKSEICMAQKAPFNGPIAFHLHGTKVCLATNVAKQIGIELV; encoded by the coding sequence ATGACCCTAGTTGAATTGCAAAAAAGCCAACGAGCTAAAATAAGTTATTTACCAGATAACTTCGATTTAGCCGCGCAATTAATGGAACAAGGGTTCGCCTTAAAGTCTGAAATTTGTATGGCGCAAAAAGCACCATTTAACGGCCCTATCGCCTTTCATCTGCACGGCACTAAAGTTTGTCTTGCCACAAATGTCGCCAAACAAATTGGTATAGAACTAGTCTAA
- a CDS encoding PepSY-associated TM helix domain-containing protein, producing the protein MVKVSKNSLHAKLIRHLREWHRKSGIFAAVLLIFLSISGIALNHTELFKLGHTSITNQWLLQHYGIKDPTNSTFFHDKKFTVSDGYIFKDDTLLQEGLEDVIAIGQYLEFYLVLTTNTLSLYDDNDSLVDTITSSDGLPSNITAMAINNSSIIVNSSNGYYQSGEHLLDWHNVDFVNEPSWIVPDQVTSADINNASIRYKSQFLSLERVILDAHSGRIFGDYMVLFMDLVALAIIILSLSGLYIWIRYSRSKR; encoded by the coding sequence ATGGTTAAAGTATCTAAAAACTCTCTTCACGCAAAACTGATTCGTCATTTACGTGAGTGGCATCGAAAATCAGGGATTTTTGCTGCCGTACTTCTGATCTTTTTATCTATTTCAGGTATCGCGCTAAACCATACTGAACTTTTTAAACTTGGCCATACTTCCATTACAAACCAATGGTTACTGCAACATTATGGCATCAAGGATCCTACCAATTCCACGTTTTTCCATGATAAAAAATTCACTGTCAGTGACGGCTATATCTTCAAAGATGATACTTTGTTGCAGGAAGGTTTAGAGGATGTCATCGCAATAGGCCAATATTTAGAATTTTATCTAGTGTTAACTACAAATACATTATCACTTTATGATGATAACGATAGCTTGGTTGATACAATAACGTCCAGTGATGGTCTTCCAAGTAACATTACAGCGATGGCTATTAATAACAGCTCTATCATAGTAAACAGCTCAAATGGTTATTATCAAAGTGGCGAACACTTGCTTGATTGGCATAACGTCGATTTTGTTAACGAGCCTTCGTGGATTGTCCCTGATCAAGTTACCAGTGCCGATATTAATAATGCCAGCATACGTTATAAGTCACAGTTTCTATCATTAGAAAGAGTAATTTTGGATGCCCATTCTGGCCGCATATTTGGTGATTATATGGTGTTGTTCATGGATCTTGTTGCCCTTGCAATTATTATCCTTTCACTCAGTGGTTTGTATATTTGGATTCGTTACTCTCGTTCCAAGAGATAA
- a CDS encoding FMN-binding protein codes for MNKFIYILLILSASAFSAFADEVYQSNEQFLAQAFNTEVPKTEVLWLSTDDKAAISTIMKRKFNQLRIRFWQQDDATVWILDEIGKEKPITIGVHIEDTKIVNIKVLAFRESRGDEVRHQFFTKQFINAQLDDDNQLTQHIDGITGATLSVRALNKVARLALWLDNKTQVKQ; via the coding sequence GTGAACAAATTTATCTACATTTTGTTAATTTTATCTGCAAGTGCATTTTCAGCATTTGCGGATGAAGTTTATCAGTCTAATGAGCAATTTTTAGCACAAGCATTTAACACCGAAGTACCAAAAACAGAGGTTTTATGGCTATCAACTGATGATAAGGCTGCTATCAGTACCATAATGAAGCGTAAGTTCAACCAACTGCGTATTCGTTTTTGGCAACAAGATGATGCCACAGTGTGGATACTTGATGAAATTGGTAAGGAAAAACCTATTACGATTGGTGTTCATATTGAAGATACTAAAATTGTAAATATAAAAGTACTCGCATTTCGAGAAAGTCGAGGTGATGAAGTTCGTCATCAATTTTTTACCAAGCAATTTATAAATGCCCAGTTAGATGATGACAATCAACTCACTCAGCATATCGATGGAATAACAGGTGCTACCTTGTCTGTTAGAGCATTGAATAAAGTTGCTCGCCTTGCGCTCTGGTTAGATAACAAAACCCAAGTGAAACAATAA
- a CDS encoding porin codes for MKKSIIATALMSLFATNAMAAEETQELREVIAEQQKVLQSLEKRLNETESRLEATADQMDENASANPFANTTIGGYGELHYNNYEDEDAEIDFHRFVLFFGHEFDSKTRFFSEFELEHSLAGDGEDKPGEVELEQAYVEYDYSKNITTKAGLFLVPVGIINETHEPPTFYGVERNGVEKNIIPATWWEAGLAGNFKVAPGLSIDAAITSGLNVVNEVTDKNAYLIRKGRQKVAEASAENLAYTGRVKYTAIPGLELAATLQYQTDITQSAAGVDEAAATLIEAHAIYQVNDFSIRALYATWDIDGDEAESLGRDEQTGWYVEPSYKISEEFGVFARYAEYNNQAGDSSSEAVETTTVGINYWLHEDVVFKADVEELGGSKDSKGFNLGFGYQF; via the coding sequence ATGAAAAAATCAATTATCGCAACTGCGCTTATGTCTTTATTTGCAACTAATGCAATGGCTGCTGAAGAAACTCAAGAATTACGTGAAGTAATCGCAGAACAACAAAAAGTTCTACAGTCTTTAGAGAAACGTTTAAATGAGACTGAAAGTCGTCTTGAAGCAACGGCTGATCAAATGGATGAAAATGCATCTGCAAATCCATTTGCTAATACAACTATTGGTGGCTATGGTGAACTTCACTATAACAATTATGAAGATGAAGATGCTGAAATTGATTTTCACCGTTTTGTTTTATTCTTTGGCCATGAGTTCGATTCAAAAACACGTTTCTTCTCAGAGTTTGAACTAGAGCATTCATTAGCCGGTGACGGTGAAGACAAGCCTGGTGAAGTTGAACTAGAACAAGCCTACGTTGAATATGATTACAGCAAAAATATCACTACTAAAGCGGGTTTATTTTTAGTACCTGTTGGTATCATCAATGAAACTCATGAGCCACCAACATTCTACGGTGTAGAGCGTAACGGCGTTGAGAAAAACATTATTCCTGCAACTTGGTGGGAAGCAGGTTTGGCTGGTAACTTTAAAGTGGCTCCTGGTTTAAGCATTGATGCAGCAATCACAAGTGGTTTAAATGTTGTTAATGAAGTAACTGATAAAAATGCTTATTTAATTCGTAAAGGTCGTCAAAAGGTTGCTGAAGCAAGTGCAGAAAACTTAGCTTATACAGGTCGTGTTAAATACACTGCTATTCCAGGTTTAGAATTAGCTGCAACATTACAATATCAAACGGATATTACTCAAAGCGCAGCGGGTGTTGATGAAGCAGCGGCAACATTAATTGAAGCACACGCAATTTATCAAGTTAATGACTTTAGTATTCGTGCATTATACGCCACATGGGATATTGATGGTGACGAAGCAGAATCACTTGGTCGTGATGAGCAAACAGGTTGGTACGTAGAGCCTTCTTACAAAATATCTGAAGAGTTTGGCGTATTTGCTCGTTATGCGGAATATAACAACCAAGCAGGCGACAGTTCTTCTGAAGCTGTAGAAACAACTACAGTTGGTATCAACTATTGGCTACACGAAGATGTTGTATTTAAAGCTGATGTTGAAGAGTTAGGCGGTTCTAAAGACTCTAAAGGTTTTAACTTAGGATTTGGTTACCAGTTCTAA